In one Amaranthus tricolor cultivar Red isolate AtriRed21 chromosome 8, ASM2621246v1, whole genome shotgun sequence genomic region, the following are encoded:
- the LOC130820820 gene encoding phospholipid-transporting ATPase 3-like isoform X6, giving the protein MDTYEKRFQNDLSVNNTLVDVLQGQRWETIPWKKLQVGDIVRVKQDGFFPADILFLASTNADGVCYVETSNLDGETNLKIRKALEKTWDYLSPEKASEFKGEVHCEQPNNSLYTFTGNLIIQKQTLTLSPNQLLLRGCSLRNTEYIVGAVICTGHETKVMMNTMNVPSKRSTLERKLDKLILALFATLFMMCLIGSIGSGLFIDMKYFYLGLEIGEKPNDRQFDPRNRFLVVVLTMFTLITLFSTIIPISLYVSIEGIKFLQSIQFINNDLNMYHTETNTPALARTSNLNEELGQVEYIFSDKTGTLTRNMMEFFKCSIGGQVYGTGITEIEKGLAERTGTELSEVRKSDNAIREKGFNFDDARLMHGAWRNEPNPDMCKEFFRCLAICHTVLPEGDESPEKIVYQAASPDEAALVLAAKNFGFFFYRRTPTTIYVRESHVEKMGKVEDVPYEILNVLEFNSTRKRQSVVCRYLDGRLVLYCKGADSVIYERLEEGNEAMKKASREHLEQFGTSGLRTLCLAYRNLSSDFYETWNEKFIQAKSSLQDREKNLDEVAELIEKDLILIGCTAIEDKLQEGVPTCIETLARAGIKIWMLTGDKMETAINIGYACNLINNSMKQFIVSSETDEIREVEERGDPVETARYTRDFVKRQLQNCVDEAQRILRSIVGPKLALVIDGKCLMYALDTSLRGALLNLSLNCSSVICCRVSPLQKAQVTSLVKKGAKKITLSIGDGANDVSMIQAAHVGVGISGMEGMQAVMASDFAIAQFRFLTDLLLVHGRWSYIRICKVVTYFFYKNLTFTLTQFWFTLQAGFSGQRYYDDWFQAFYNVFFTSVPVLMLGLFEKDVSASLSKKYPHLYKEGLKNVFFSWRVIATWAFFSVYQSLIFFYFITMSGSKPQTSAGKMFGLWDISTMAFTCVVITVNLRLLLCCSTITSLHHISVWGSIISWFIFIFGYSGIMSNGDRQENIYYVIFVLMTTPYFYLALFLVPVVALIGDFLYQGLQRWFSPYDYQIMQELHRHDREDKKRAQYLEVEDHLTPEEHRSYALSQLPGQSSKHTGFAFDSPGYESFFAAQAGVFTPQKPWEVARRASVMKSRAKPPRT; this is encoded by the exons ATGGACACCTATGAG AAACGATTTCAGAATGATTTGTCAGTTAATAACACCCTTGTAGATGTACTACAAGGACAGAGATGGGAAACTATTCCTTGGAAAAAGTTGCAAGTCGGTGACATTGTCCGT GTCAAGCAAGATGGGTTTTTTCCAGCTGATATTCTTTTTCTTGCTAGTACTAATGCAGATGGCGTGTGTTATGTTGAG ACATCAAATCTGGATGGTGAAACCAACTTGAAGATTCGGAAAGCATTGGAAAAGACGTGGGACTACTTGTCACCTGAGAAGGCCTCTGAATTCAAAG GTGAAGTACACTGTGAACAACCTAATAACTCCTTGTACACTTTCACTGGCAACCTCATTATTCAAAAGCAGACTTTAACTTTATCGCCGAATCAGCTTTTGCTGAGA GGCTGCAGTCTGAGAAACACAGAATACATTGTTGGTGCAGTGATTTGTACGGGACATGAGACAAAG GTTATGATGAATACCATGAATGTTCCTTCAAAGAGAAGTACCTTGGAACGGAAGTTGGACAAATTGATTCTTGCTCTTTTTGCAACTTTATTCATGATGTGTCTCATTGGATCAATAGGCAG TGGTCTTTTTATAGACATGAAGTACTTTTACTTGGGTCTTGAAATAGGAGAAAAACCAAATGATCGCCAATTTGATCCAAGGAACAGATTTTTG GTGGTTGTCTTAACTATGTTTACATTGATCACTCTATTTTCAACTATCATCCCTATATCACTTTATGTTTCAATTGAG GGGATCAAATTTCTACAGTCTATTCAGTTCATCAACAATGATTTGAATATGTATCACACTGAAACGAATACACCAGCATTGGCTAGGACATCAAATTTAAATGAAGAACTTGGACAG GTAGAGTACATATTCTCTGATAAAACTGGGACTCTCACACGAAACATGATGGAGtttttcaaatgttcaattGGCGGTCAAGTCTATGGAACTGGTATTACTGAAATAGAGAAGGGTTTGGCAGAACGCACTGGCACTGAACTCTCAGAG GTGCGGAAATCAGATAATGCAATTCGAGAAAAAGGGTTTAATTTTGACGATGCTAGGCTTATGCATGGTGCATGGAGAAATGAGCCTAATCCTGATATGTGCAAG GAGTTCTTCAGGTGCCTTGCAATATGTCACACAGTGCTCCCAGAAGGGGATGAGTCTCCGGAGAAAATTGTGTACCAAGCAGCTTCTCCAGATGAAGCCGCTTTAGTTCTTGCTGCTAAGAATTTTGGCTTCTTCTTCTACAG GCGTACACCAACAACAATTTATGTAAGAGAGTCACATGTTGAAAAGATGGGAAAAGTTGAAGATGTGCCTTATGAAATTTTGAATGTCCTCGAGTTTAATAG TACACGGAAGCGCCAGTCTGTTGTATGCCGATATCTTGATGGAAGGCTTGTTTTGTACTGCAAG GGTGCTGATTCTGTCATATATGAAAGATTGGAAGAAGGGAATGAGGCTATGAAGAAAGCGTCTAGAGAGCACTTGGAACAGTTTGGAACATCTGGGTTACGCACACTGTGCCTGGCGTATAGGAATTTGAGTTCAGATTTCTATGAGACCTGGAATGAAAAATTCATCCAGGCCAAGTCCTCTTTGCAGGACCGGGAAAAAAATCTGGATGAG GTAGCTGAACTTATAGAAAAGGATCTTATTTTGATTGGCTGCACAGCTATTGAAGATAAGCTTCAAGAGGGAGTACCGACTTGTATAGAGACACTAGCAAGGGCTGGAATAAAGATTTGGATGCTCACAGGGGATAAAATGGAAACAGCTATAAATATTGGTTATG CGTGCAACTTGATAAACAATAGCATGAAGCAGTTTATTGTCAGTTCTGAAACAGATGAAATTAGAGAAGTAGAAGAAAGA GGTGACCCGGTGGAAACTGCCCGATATACCAGAGATTTTGTCAAAAGACAGTTGCAGAATTGCGTCGATGAGGCCCAGCGAATTCTTCGTTCCATTGTTGGACCAAAGCTAGCTCTTGTAATAGATGGAAAATGCCTGATGTATGCATTAGATACGAGTTTGCGAGGAGCACTTCTAAATCTAAGCTTAAATTGCTCTTCAGTGATCTGTTGTCGAGTTTCTCCTCTGCAGAAAGCCCAG GTAACAAGCTTGGTAAAGAAAGGTGCAAAAAAGATTACATTAAGTATTGGTGATGGAGCCAATGATGTTAGTATGATTCAGGCAGCTCACGTCGGTGTTGGGATTAGTGGGATGGAAGGCATGCAGGCAGTCATGGCTAGTGATTTTGCAATTGCACAGTTTCGCTTTCTCACGGACTTGCTGCTTGTGCATGGAAGGTGGTCATATATTAGAATATGCAAG gTTGTAACATATTTCTTTTACAAGAATCTGACCTTTACATTGACTCAATTTTGGTTCACTCTTCAAGCTGGGTTTTCTGGTCAAAGATATTATGATGATTGGTTTCAAGCATTTTACAATGTCTTTTTTACATCAGTGCCTGTACTTATGCTTGGACTATTTGAGAAG GATGTTAGTGCGTCTCTTTCAAAGAAATACCCTCATCTGTACAAGGAAGGATTAAAAAATGTCTTTTTCTCTTGGAGAGTTATTGCTACTTGGGCCTTCTTCTCTGTTTATCAGTCTCTCATCTTCTTTTATTTCATAACTATGTCTGGTTCAAAGCCTCAAACATCAGCCGGAAAGATGTTTGGTTTGTGGGATATCAGCACAATGGCATTCACGTGTGTTGTCATCACCGTTAATTTACGTCTTCTACTGTGCTGCAGTACCATAACAAGCTTGCATCATATAAGTGTTTGGGGCAGCATTATATCATGGTTTATTTTCATCTTTGGTTACTCTGGTATCATGAGTAATGGAGACCGGCAG GAAAATATCTACTACGTCATATTTGTCTTAATGACTACGCCGTATTTCTATCTTGCATTATTTCTTGTTCCTGTTGTCGCTCTTATAGGGGACTTTCTTTATCAAGG GTTACAGAGATGGTTTTCTCCGTATGATTATCAGATTATGCAAGAGCTTCATCGGCATGACCGTGAGGACAAGAAAAGGGCACAGTATCTTGAGGTTGAGGATCATCTCACTCCAGAAGAGCATAGGAGTTACGCTCTGTCTCAACTCCCTGGACAGAGTTCAAAACATACTGGCTTTGCCTTTGATTCTCCGGGTTATGAATCATTCTTTGCCGCTCAAGCCGGTGTGTTTACTCCTCAGAAGCCATGGGAAGTGGCCCGAAGAGCAAGCGTGATGAAATCCCGTGCAAAGCCACCAAGAACATAA
- the LOC130820820 gene encoding phospholipid-transporting ATPase 3-like isoform X5, whose product MISILSWTPMSPVSPITNVAPLSMVLFVSLVKEAFEDWKRFQNDLSVNNTLVDVLQGQRWETIPWKKLQVGDIVRVKQDGFFPADILFLASTNADGVCYVETSNLDGETNLKIRKALEKTWDYLSPEKASEFKGEVHCEQPNNSLYTFTGNLIIQKQTLTLSPNQLLLRGCSLRNTEYIVGAVICTGHETKVMMNTMNVPSKRSTLERKLDKLILALFATLFMMCLIGSIGSGLFIDMKYFYLGLEIGEKPNDRQFDPRNRFLVVVLTMFTLITLFSTIIPISLYVSIEGIKFLQSIQFINNDLNMYHTETNTPALARTSNLNEELGQVEYIFSDKTGTLTRNMMEFFKCSIGGQVYGTGITEIEKGLAERTGTELSEVRKSDNAIREKGFNFDDARLMHGAWRNEPNPDMCKEFFRCLAICHTVLPEGDESPEKIVYQAASPDEAALVLAAKNFGFFFYRRTPTTIYVRESHVEKMGKVEDVPYEILNVLEFNSTRKRQSVVCRYLDGRLVLYCKGADSVIYERLEEGNEAMKKASREHLEQFGTSGLRTLCLAYRNLSSDFYETWNEKFIQAKSSLQDREKNLDEVAELIEKDLILIGCTAIEDKLQEGVPTCIETLARAGIKIWMLTGDKMETAINIGYACNLINNSMKQFIVSSETDEIREVEERGDPVETARYTRDFVKRQLQNCVDEAQRILRSIVGPKLALVIDGKCLMYALDTSLRGALLNLSLNCSSVICCRVSPLQKAQVTSLVKKGAKKITLSIGDGANDVSMIQAAHVGVGISGMEGMQAVMASDFAIAQFRFLTDLLLVHGRWSYIRICKVVTYFFYKNLTFTLTQFWFTLQAGFSGQRYYDDWFQAFYNVFFTSVPVLMLGLFEKDVSASLSKKYPHLYKEGLKNVFFSWRVIATWAFFSVYQSLIFFYFITMSGSKPQTSAGKMFGLWDISTMAFTCVVITVNLRLLLCCSTITSLHHISVWGSIISWFIFIFGYSGIMSNGDRQENIYYVIFVLMTTPYFYLALFLVPVVALIGDFLYQGLQRWFSPYDYQIMQELHRHDREDKKRAQYLEVEDHLTPEEHRSYALSQLPGQSSKHTGFAFDSPGYESFFAAQAGVFTPQKPWEVARRASVMKSRAKPPRT is encoded by the exons ATGATCTCCATTTTGTCATGGACACCTATGAG TCCCGTGAGTCCAATAACAAATGTGGCTCCTTTAAGTatggttctttttgtttctcttgtgaAAGAGGCATTTGAAGATTGG AAACGATTTCAGAATGATTTGTCAGTTAATAACACCCTTGTAGATGTACTACAAGGACAGAGATGGGAAACTATTCCTTGGAAAAAGTTGCAAGTCGGTGACATTGTCCGT GTCAAGCAAGATGGGTTTTTTCCAGCTGATATTCTTTTTCTTGCTAGTACTAATGCAGATGGCGTGTGTTATGTTGAG ACATCAAATCTGGATGGTGAAACCAACTTGAAGATTCGGAAAGCATTGGAAAAGACGTGGGACTACTTGTCACCTGAGAAGGCCTCTGAATTCAAAG GTGAAGTACACTGTGAACAACCTAATAACTCCTTGTACACTTTCACTGGCAACCTCATTATTCAAAAGCAGACTTTAACTTTATCGCCGAATCAGCTTTTGCTGAGA GGCTGCAGTCTGAGAAACACAGAATACATTGTTGGTGCAGTGATTTGTACGGGACATGAGACAAAG GTTATGATGAATACCATGAATGTTCCTTCAAAGAGAAGTACCTTGGAACGGAAGTTGGACAAATTGATTCTTGCTCTTTTTGCAACTTTATTCATGATGTGTCTCATTGGATCAATAGGCAG TGGTCTTTTTATAGACATGAAGTACTTTTACTTGGGTCTTGAAATAGGAGAAAAACCAAATGATCGCCAATTTGATCCAAGGAACAGATTTTTG GTGGTTGTCTTAACTATGTTTACATTGATCACTCTATTTTCAACTATCATCCCTATATCACTTTATGTTTCAATTGAG GGGATCAAATTTCTACAGTCTATTCAGTTCATCAACAATGATTTGAATATGTATCACACTGAAACGAATACACCAGCATTGGCTAGGACATCAAATTTAAATGAAGAACTTGGACAG GTAGAGTACATATTCTCTGATAAAACTGGGACTCTCACACGAAACATGATGGAGtttttcaaatgttcaattGGCGGTCAAGTCTATGGAACTGGTATTACTGAAATAGAGAAGGGTTTGGCAGAACGCACTGGCACTGAACTCTCAGAG GTGCGGAAATCAGATAATGCAATTCGAGAAAAAGGGTTTAATTTTGACGATGCTAGGCTTATGCATGGTGCATGGAGAAATGAGCCTAATCCTGATATGTGCAAG GAGTTCTTCAGGTGCCTTGCAATATGTCACACAGTGCTCCCAGAAGGGGATGAGTCTCCGGAGAAAATTGTGTACCAAGCAGCTTCTCCAGATGAAGCCGCTTTAGTTCTTGCTGCTAAGAATTTTGGCTTCTTCTTCTACAG GCGTACACCAACAACAATTTATGTAAGAGAGTCACATGTTGAAAAGATGGGAAAAGTTGAAGATGTGCCTTATGAAATTTTGAATGTCCTCGAGTTTAATAG TACACGGAAGCGCCAGTCTGTTGTATGCCGATATCTTGATGGAAGGCTTGTTTTGTACTGCAAG GGTGCTGATTCTGTCATATATGAAAGATTGGAAGAAGGGAATGAGGCTATGAAGAAAGCGTCTAGAGAGCACTTGGAACAGTTTGGAACATCTGGGTTACGCACACTGTGCCTGGCGTATAGGAATTTGAGTTCAGATTTCTATGAGACCTGGAATGAAAAATTCATCCAGGCCAAGTCCTCTTTGCAGGACCGGGAAAAAAATCTGGATGAG GTAGCTGAACTTATAGAAAAGGATCTTATTTTGATTGGCTGCACAGCTATTGAAGATAAGCTTCAAGAGGGAGTACCGACTTGTATAGAGACACTAGCAAGGGCTGGAATAAAGATTTGGATGCTCACAGGGGATAAAATGGAAACAGCTATAAATATTGGTTATG CGTGCAACTTGATAAACAATAGCATGAAGCAGTTTATTGTCAGTTCTGAAACAGATGAAATTAGAGAAGTAGAAGAAAGA GGTGACCCGGTGGAAACTGCCCGATATACCAGAGATTTTGTCAAAAGACAGTTGCAGAATTGCGTCGATGAGGCCCAGCGAATTCTTCGTTCCATTGTTGGACCAAAGCTAGCTCTTGTAATAGATGGAAAATGCCTGATGTATGCATTAGATACGAGTTTGCGAGGAGCACTTCTAAATCTAAGCTTAAATTGCTCTTCAGTGATCTGTTGTCGAGTTTCTCCTCTGCAGAAAGCCCAG GTAACAAGCTTGGTAAAGAAAGGTGCAAAAAAGATTACATTAAGTATTGGTGATGGAGCCAATGATGTTAGTATGATTCAGGCAGCTCACGTCGGTGTTGGGATTAGTGGGATGGAAGGCATGCAGGCAGTCATGGCTAGTGATTTTGCAATTGCACAGTTTCGCTTTCTCACGGACTTGCTGCTTGTGCATGGAAGGTGGTCATATATTAGAATATGCAAG gTTGTAACATATTTCTTTTACAAGAATCTGACCTTTACATTGACTCAATTTTGGTTCACTCTTCAAGCTGGGTTTTCTGGTCAAAGATATTATGATGATTGGTTTCAAGCATTTTACAATGTCTTTTTTACATCAGTGCCTGTACTTATGCTTGGACTATTTGAGAAG GATGTTAGTGCGTCTCTTTCAAAGAAATACCCTCATCTGTACAAGGAAGGATTAAAAAATGTCTTTTTCTCTTGGAGAGTTATTGCTACTTGGGCCTTCTTCTCTGTTTATCAGTCTCTCATCTTCTTTTATTTCATAACTATGTCTGGTTCAAAGCCTCAAACATCAGCCGGAAAGATGTTTGGTTTGTGGGATATCAGCACAATGGCATTCACGTGTGTTGTCATCACCGTTAATTTACGTCTTCTACTGTGCTGCAGTACCATAACAAGCTTGCATCATATAAGTGTTTGGGGCAGCATTATATCATGGTTTATTTTCATCTTTGGTTACTCTGGTATCATGAGTAATGGAGACCGGCAG GAAAATATCTACTACGTCATATTTGTCTTAATGACTACGCCGTATTTCTATCTTGCATTATTTCTTGTTCCTGTTGTCGCTCTTATAGGGGACTTTCTTTATCAAGG GTTACAGAGATGGTTTTCTCCGTATGATTATCAGATTATGCAAGAGCTTCATCGGCATGACCGTGAGGACAAGAAAAGGGCACAGTATCTTGAGGTTGAGGATCATCTCACTCCAGAAGAGCATAGGAGTTACGCTCTGTCTCAACTCCCTGGACAGAGTTCAAAACATACTGGCTTTGCCTTTGATTCTCCGGGTTATGAATCATTCTTTGCCGCTCAAGCCGGTGTGTTTACTCCTCAGAAGCCATGGGAAGTGGCCCGAAGAGCAAGCGTGATGAAATCCCGTGCAAAGCCACCAAGAACATAA
- the LOC130820820 gene encoding phospholipid-transporting ATPase 3-like isoform X1: MVGRDMLQSSSRSQLRRNTSELNYLASPRTVRLGSVQPQAPSHRSIYCNDRDANALTKFKGNSVSTTKYNALTFFPKGLFEQFRRVANLYFLMISILSWTPMSPVSPITNVAPLSMVLFVSLVKEAFEDWKRFQNDLSVNNTLVDVLQGQRWETIPWKKLQVGDIVRVKQDGFFPADILFLASTNADGVCYVETSNLDGETNLKIRKALEKTWDYLSPEKASEFKGEVHCEQPNNSLYTFTGNLIIQKQTLTLSPNQLLLRGCSLRNTEYIVGAVICTGHETKVMMNTMNVPSKRSTLERKLDKLILALFATLFMMCLIGSIGSGLFIDMKYFYLGLEIGEKPNDRQFDPRNRFLVVVLTMFTLITLFSTIIPISLYVSIEGIKFLQSIQFINNDLNMYHTETNTPALARTSNLNEELGQVEYIFSDKTGTLTRNMMEFFKCSIGGQVYGTGITEIEKGLAERTGTELSEVRKSDNAIREKGFNFDDARLMHGAWRNEPNPDMCKEFFRCLAICHTVLPEGDESPEKIVYQAASPDEAALVLAAKNFGFFFYRRTPTTIYVRESHVEKMGKVEDVPYEILNVLEFNSTRKRQSVVCRYLDGRLVLYCKGADSVIYERLEEGNEAMKKASREHLEQFGTSGLRTLCLAYRNLSSDFYETWNEKFIQAKSSLQDREKNLDEVAELIEKDLILIGCTAIEDKLQEGVPTCIETLARAGIKIWMLTGDKMETAINIGYACNLINNSMKQFIVSSETDEIREVEERGDPVETARYTRDFVKRQLQNCVDEAQRILRSIVGPKLALVIDGKCLMYALDTSLRGALLNLSLNCSSVICCRVSPLQKAQVTSLVKKGAKKITLSIGDGANDVSMIQAAHVGVGISGMEGMQAVMASDFAIAQFRFLTDLLLVHGRWSYIRICKVVTYFFYKNLTFTLTQFWFTLQAGFSGQRYYDDWFQAFYNVFFTSVPVLMLGLFEKDVSASLSKKYPHLYKEGLKNVFFSWRVIATWAFFSVYQSLIFFYFITMSGSKPQTSAGKMFGLWDISTMAFTCVVITVNLRLLLCCSTITSLHHISVWGSIISWFIFIFGYSGIMSNGDRQENIYYVIFVLMTTPYFYLALFLVPVVALIGDFLYQGLQRWFSPYDYQIMQELHRHDREDKKRAQYLEVEDHLTPEEHRSYALSQLPGQSSKHTGFAFDSPGYESFFAAQAGVFTPQKPWEVARRASVMKSRAKPPRT, translated from the exons ATGGTTGGGAGGGATATGTTACAATCGTCGTCGAGATCACAATTAAGAAGAAATACTTCTGAGTTGAACTACTTAGCTTCGCCTCGGACGGTTCGACTCGGCAGTGTTCAACCTCAAGCACCTTCTCACCGTTCCATCTATTGTAATGACCGTGATGCTAATGCTCTCACCAAATTTAAG GGAAATTCCGTGTCAACAACAAAGTACAATGCCTTAACATTTTTTCCTAAAGGATTGTTTGAACAG TTCAGACGAGTGGCCAATTTGTACTTCCTTATGATCTCCATTTTGTCATGGACACCTATGAG TCCCGTGAGTCCAATAACAAATGTGGCTCCTTTAAGTatggttctttttgtttctcttgtgaAAGAGGCATTTGAAGATTGG AAACGATTTCAGAATGATTTGTCAGTTAATAACACCCTTGTAGATGTACTACAAGGACAGAGATGGGAAACTATTCCTTGGAAAAAGTTGCAAGTCGGTGACATTGTCCGT GTCAAGCAAGATGGGTTTTTTCCAGCTGATATTCTTTTTCTTGCTAGTACTAATGCAGATGGCGTGTGTTATGTTGAG ACATCAAATCTGGATGGTGAAACCAACTTGAAGATTCGGAAAGCATTGGAAAAGACGTGGGACTACTTGTCACCTGAGAAGGCCTCTGAATTCAAAG GTGAAGTACACTGTGAACAACCTAATAACTCCTTGTACACTTTCACTGGCAACCTCATTATTCAAAAGCAGACTTTAACTTTATCGCCGAATCAGCTTTTGCTGAGA GGCTGCAGTCTGAGAAACACAGAATACATTGTTGGTGCAGTGATTTGTACGGGACATGAGACAAAG GTTATGATGAATACCATGAATGTTCCTTCAAAGAGAAGTACCTTGGAACGGAAGTTGGACAAATTGATTCTTGCTCTTTTTGCAACTTTATTCATGATGTGTCTCATTGGATCAATAGGCAG TGGTCTTTTTATAGACATGAAGTACTTTTACTTGGGTCTTGAAATAGGAGAAAAACCAAATGATCGCCAATTTGATCCAAGGAACAGATTTTTG GTGGTTGTCTTAACTATGTTTACATTGATCACTCTATTTTCAACTATCATCCCTATATCACTTTATGTTTCAATTGAG GGGATCAAATTTCTACAGTCTATTCAGTTCATCAACAATGATTTGAATATGTATCACACTGAAACGAATACACCAGCATTGGCTAGGACATCAAATTTAAATGAAGAACTTGGACAG GTAGAGTACATATTCTCTGATAAAACTGGGACTCTCACACGAAACATGATGGAGtttttcaaatgttcaattGGCGGTCAAGTCTATGGAACTGGTATTACTGAAATAGAGAAGGGTTTGGCAGAACGCACTGGCACTGAACTCTCAGAG GTGCGGAAATCAGATAATGCAATTCGAGAAAAAGGGTTTAATTTTGACGATGCTAGGCTTATGCATGGTGCATGGAGAAATGAGCCTAATCCTGATATGTGCAAG GAGTTCTTCAGGTGCCTTGCAATATGTCACACAGTGCTCCCAGAAGGGGATGAGTCTCCGGAGAAAATTGTGTACCAAGCAGCTTCTCCAGATGAAGCCGCTTTAGTTCTTGCTGCTAAGAATTTTGGCTTCTTCTTCTACAG GCGTACACCAACAACAATTTATGTAAGAGAGTCACATGTTGAAAAGATGGGAAAAGTTGAAGATGTGCCTTATGAAATTTTGAATGTCCTCGAGTTTAATAG TACACGGAAGCGCCAGTCTGTTGTATGCCGATATCTTGATGGAAGGCTTGTTTTGTACTGCAAG GGTGCTGATTCTGTCATATATGAAAGATTGGAAGAAGGGAATGAGGCTATGAAGAAAGCGTCTAGAGAGCACTTGGAACAGTTTGGAACATCTGGGTTACGCACACTGTGCCTGGCGTATAGGAATTTGAGTTCAGATTTCTATGAGACCTGGAATGAAAAATTCATCCAGGCCAAGTCCTCTTTGCAGGACCGGGAAAAAAATCTGGATGAG GTAGCTGAACTTATAGAAAAGGATCTTATTTTGATTGGCTGCACAGCTATTGAAGATAAGCTTCAAGAGGGAGTACCGACTTGTATAGAGACACTAGCAAGGGCTGGAATAAAGATTTGGATGCTCACAGGGGATAAAATGGAAACAGCTATAAATATTGGTTATG CGTGCAACTTGATAAACAATAGCATGAAGCAGTTTATTGTCAGTTCTGAAACAGATGAAATTAGAGAAGTAGAAGAAAGA GGTGACCCGGTGGAAACTGCCCGATATACCAGAGATTTTGTCAAAAGACAGTTGCAGAATTGCGTCGATGAGGCCCAGCGAATTCTTCGTTCCATTGTTGGACCAAAGCTAGCTCTTGTAATAGATGGAAAATGCCTGATGTATGCATTAGATACGAGTTTGCGAGGAGCACTTCTAAATCTAAGCTTAAATTGCTCTTCAGTGATCTGTTGTCGAGTTTCTCCTCTGCAGAAAGCCCAG GTAACAAGCTTGGTAAAGAAAGGTGCAAAAAAGATTACATTAAGTATTGGTGATGGAGCCAATGATGTTAGTATGATTCAGGCAGCTCACGTCGGTGTTGGGATTAGTGGGATGGAAGGCATGCAGGCAGTCATGGCTAGTGATTTTGCAATTGCACAGTTTCGCTTTCTCACGGACTTGCTGCTTGTGCATGGAAGGTGGTCATATATTAGAATATGCAAG gTTGTAACATATTTCTTTTACAAGAATCTGACCTTTACATTGACTCAATTTTGGTTCACTCTTCAAGCTGGGTTTTCTGGTCAAAGATATTATGATGATTGGTTTCAAGCATTTTACAATGTCTTTTTTACATCAGTGCCTGTACTTATGCTTGGACTATTTGAGAAG GATGTTAGTGCGTCTCTTTCAAAGAAATACCCTCATCTGTACAAGGAAGGATTAAAAAATGTCTTTTTCTCTTGGAGAGTTATTGCTACTTGGGCCTTCTTCTCTGTTTATCAGTCTCTCATCTTCTTTTATTTCATAACTATGTCTGGTTCAAAGCCTCAAACATCAGCCGGAAAGATGTTTGGTTTGTGGGATATCAGCACAATGGCATTCACGTGTGTTGTCATCACCGTTAATTTACGTCTTCTACTGTGCTGCAGTACCATAACAAGCTTGCATCATATAAGTGTTTGGGGCAGCATTATATCATGGTTTATTTTCATCTTTGGTTACTCTGGTATCATGAGTAATGGAGACCGGCAG GAAAATATCTACTACGTCATATTTGTCTTAATGACTACGCCGTATTTCTATCTTGCATTATTTCTTGTTCCTGTTGTCGCTCTTATAGGGGACTTTCTTTATCAAGG GTTACAGAGATGGTTTTCTCCGTATGATTATCAGATTATGCAAGAGCTTCATCGGCATGACCGTGAGGACAAGAAAAGGGCACAGTATCTTGAGGTTGAGGATCATCTCACTCCAGAAGAGCATAGGAGTTACGCTCTGTCTCAACTCCCTGGACAGAGTTCAAAACATACTGGCTTTGCCTTTGATTCTCCGGGTTATGAATCATTCTTTGCCGCTCAAGCCGGTGTGTTTACTCCTCAGAAGCCATGGGAAGTGGCCCGAAGAGCAAGCGTGATGAAATCCCGTGCAAAGCCACCAAGAACATAA